The proteins below are encoded in one region of Doryrhamphus excisus isolate RoL2022-K1 chromosome 4, RoL_Dexc_1.0, whole genome shotgun sequence:
- the LOC131128593 gene encoding uncharacterized protein LOC131128593 encodes MWTSSLDQKSCLQFAQCILEDQPLTLDTSKGAVNNMREEIAKTLLRESESLKNLCHHCGSEETDDMLWIGCDNCSRWYHHSCLGQPPLDADYLCPLCL; translated from the exons atgtggacttcatctttggaccaaaaaagttgtCTTCAGTTTGCTCAGTGTATCCTAGAAGACCAGCCCCTGACCTTAGATACCAGCAAAGGGGCTGTCAACAACATGCGAGAAGAGATTGCCAAAACTCTTCTCCGTGAATCAG aatCCCTCAAGAACCTGTGCCACCATTGTGGGTCTGAGGAAACGGACGACATGCTATGG aTTGGCTGTGACAACTGCAGCAGGTGGTACCACCACAGTTGCTTAGGTCAGCCACCACTTGATGCGGACTATCTCTGTCCTCTCTGTCTGTAA
- the LOC131128292 gene encoding uncharacterized protein LOC131128292 isoform X2: MDFRVMAHHVVCYLKFAQCILEDQPLTLDTSKGAVNNMREEIAKTLLRETESHKNLCHHCGSEETDDMLWIGCDNCSRWYHHSCLGQPPLDADYLCPLCL, from the exons ATGGACTTCCGGGTGATGGCACATCATGTGGTGTGTTACTTGAAA TTTGCTCAGTGTATTCTGGAAGACCAGCCCCTGACCTTAGATACCAGCAAAGGGGCTGTCAACAACATGCGAGAAGAGATTGCCAAAACTCTTCTCCGTGAAACAG aatcCCACAAGAACCTGTGCCACCATTGTGGGTCTGAGGAAACGGATGACATGCTATGG aTTGGTTGTGACAACTGCAGCAGGTGGTACCACCACAGTTGCTTAGGTCAGCCACCACTTGATGCGGACTATCTCTGTCCTCTCTGTCTGTAA
- the LOC131128292 gene encoding uncharacterized protein LOC131128292 isoform X1, translated as MYHFFKGHSCGRGTVRCQGGHVVPFLMDFRVMAHHVVCYLKFAQCILEDQPLTLDTSKGAVNNMREEIAKTLLRETESHKNLCHHCGSEETDDMLWIGCDNCSRWYHHSCLGQPPLDADYLCPLCL; from the exons ATGTATCATTTCTTCAAAGGGCATTCATGCGGAAGAGGGACTGTAAGGTGTCAAGGTGGACATGTGGTACCCTTCCTCATGGACTTCCGGGTGATGGCACATCATGTGGTGTGTTACTTGAAA TTTGCTCAGTGTATTCTGGAAGACCAGCCCCTGACCTTAGATACCAGCAAAGGGGCTGTCAACAACATGCGAGAAGAGATTGCCAAAACTCTTCTCCGTGAAACAG aatcCCACAAGAACCTGTGCCACCATTGTGGGTCTGAGGAAACGGATGACATGCTATGG aTTGGTTGTGACAACTGCAGCAGGTGGTACCACCACAGTTGCTTAGGTCAGCCACCACTTGATGCGGACTATCTCTGTCCTCTCTGTCTGTAA
- the mier3b gene encoding mesoderm induction early response protein 3 produces MAEASLGSSSPVGSLSSEDHDFDPTAEMLVHEYDDERTLEEEESLEGGGNFNSEIADLEKEGNMPLEELLAIYRYEASAGSSIDSSSGDLTDELPDMTLDKEEIAKDLLSGDYEEETQSSADDLTPSVTSHETTDFFPRTLRSNAISDGDKDSECDDDGPSPEDSRKEIMVGAEYQAEVPSTVCHYTEGEKVYEDEDELMWTPGALPESKVRMFLTDVLSRTTGEKTGCDKLGMHVRDNEQALCELVKCNYNTHEALEQYCSHLKSSKEKSPPWSEEECKNFEHALQMYDKNFHLIQKHKVTTRTVAECVAFYYMWKKSERFDFFVQQNRFGKKKYNSYPGVTDLMDRLVDEAEGLAVDSSSSVCSGGGGGGRLEATTEQQLSLLNSITASDLTALSNSVATVCSPAEVLDSYSFPPLESLHRASLNHDEPLGFPSNGADPDCLNMLDAGFYHSDLGQLGSVCVNKDCERPSKRLKMALPDSFISDVSVGNLGVDFEARRTTPHHHRITGAKVAVSVTDFGSLAAAASGEANGFLGAHSRHHTQHTAALQSE; encoded by the exons ATGGCGGAG GCTTCCCTTGGGAGTTCAAGTCCAG TTGGCTCTTTATCTTCAGAAGATCATGACTTTGACCCAACTGCAGAAATGCTAGTCCATGAGTACGATGACGAGAGGActctggaggaggaagagtctCTTGAAGGAGGGGGGAATTTTAACTCTGAGATTGCAGATCTGGAGAag GAGGGTAATATGCCTTTGGAGGAGTTGTTGGCAATCTACCGCTATGAGGCGTCAGCTGGGTCCAGTATAGACAGTTCCTCTGGAGACCTCACGGATGAGCTGCCTGACATGACTTTGGACAAG GAGGAAATTGCTAAAGACTTGTTGTCTGGCGATTACGAAGAGGAGACACAGTCTTCAGCCGATGATCTCACCCCTTCCGTCACCTCCCACGAAACCACCGATTTCTTCCCAAGGACACTTCGAT CCAATGCAATATCTGATGGGGATAAAGATTCAgagtgtgatgatgatggccCGAGTCCGGAAGACTCCAGAAAG GAAATAATGGTGGGAGCAGAGTACCAAGCAGAGGTTCCTTCCACCGTCTGCCACTACACAGAAGGAGAGAAAG TGTATGAAGATGAAGACGAGTTAATGTGGACTCCAGGTGCCTTGCCAGAGAGCAAAGTCAGGATGTTTCTGACTGACGTGCTGTCACGGACGACGGGTGAAAAGACGGGATGTGACAAACTGGGCATGCATGTTCGAGACAATGAGCag GCTTTGTGTGAACTTGTCAAGTGCAACTACAACACCCACGAGGCACTTGAGCAATACTGTAGCCACCTAAAGTCCTCGAAAG AAAAATCACCCCCATGGTCTGAAGAGGAGTGCAAGAACTTTGAACATGCGCTGCAGATGTATGACAAGAACTTTCACCTCATACAGAAACACAAA GTCACAACGCGGACAGTAGCAGAATGTGTGGCGTTTTACTACATGTGGAAAAAGTCGGAACGCTTTGACTTCTTTGTGCAGCAGAATCGATTCGGGAAGAAAAAGTACAACAGCTATCCTGGTGTAAC AGACCTGATGGACAGGCTTGTGGACGAAGCGGAGGGTCTGGCCGTGGACAGCTCGTCCTCCGTGTGCTCGGGAGGCGGCGGAGGAGGGAGGCTGGAAGCGACCACAGAACAGCAGCTCAGCCTGCTCAACTCCATCACTGCCAGCGACCTCACAG CGCTGAGCAACAGCGTAGCGACAGTGTGCAGCCCAGCAGAGGTCTTGGACTCGTACAGCTTTCCCCCCCTGGAGTCTCTCCACCGCGCCTCCCTCAACCACGACGAGCCGCTCGGCTTCCCCTCCAATGGCGCAGACCCCGACTGCCTCAACATGCTGGACGCCGGCTTCTACCACTCGGACCTGGGTCAGCTGGGCAGCGTGTGTGTCAACAAGGACTGCGAGCGTCCCTCCAAGAGACTCAAGATGGCGCTGCCGGACTCCTTTATCAGCGACGTTTCTGTGGGCAACCTCGGCGTGGACTTTGAAGCCCGCCGGACAACGCCGCACCACCACCGGATAACCGGTGCCAAAGTGGCTGTGTCGGTCACGGACTTCGGAAGCTTGGCGGCAGCGGCCAGCGGAGAGGCGAACGGCTTTTTGGGGGCGCATTCACGCCACCACACGCAGCACACTGCAGCACTTCAGTCAGAGTGA
- the LOC131128592 gene encoding uncharacterized protein LOC131128592, producing the protein MWTSSLDQKSCLQFAQCILEDQPLTLDTSKGAVNNMREEIAKTLLRESESLKNLCHHCGSEETDDMLWIGCDNCSRWYHHSCLGQPPLDADYLCPLCL; encoded by the exons atgtggacttcatctttggaccaaaaaagttgtCTTCAGTTTGCTCAGTGTATCCTAGAAGACCAGCCCCTGACCTTAGATACCAGCAAAGGGGCTGTCAACAACATGCGAGAAGAGATTGCCAAAACTCTTCTCCGTGAATCAG aatcCCTCAAGAACCTGTGCCACCATTGTGGGTCTGAGGAAACGGACGACATGCTATGG aTTGGCTGTGACAACTGCAGCAGGTGGTACCACCACAGTTGCTTAGGTCAGCCACCACTTGATGCGGACTATCTCTGTCCTCTCTGTCTGTAA